The Larus michahellis chromosome 8, bLarMic1.1, whole genome shotgun sequence nucleotide sequence CCGACGCTCCCTCACGGCTGAGGGACCGGTTCCCCGCTACAGCACCGCTGCCCGCCCCTTACCAGCGTCCTCCAGGGCAGGTCCCGCTTGCACCTGTCGTACCAAGCCAGCAGGTTCCGGCGCAAGGCCCCGATCTCAGCCGGGTCGCTGAAGACGTGCGGGGTGGGCGGCGGAGCCTGGGTCCCTGCCGGGAGAGCGGCGCGGGGTCAGGGCGGGGAGGGGATGTAGAGTGGCGGAGCCCGACCACAGCACCACGGAGCCCCCGCAGAGCCGCTGCCGGCTGGACGGGCACCGGTAACTGCCCGGGCTGGCGGCCCGGTGCCGCGGCGAGCacacccccatcctccccccagccTTTCCCGCTACCGCGCACCTCCGCGGGGCGACGCGCCCTTCCTGCTCCGCCTCGCGGCCGGCACGGCCCTGCCGCCGCTCCGCCGGAGAcccccggcggccgccgccgcccggagcTGGCTCATagccgggccgagccgggccccggcggcgctGGGGACCGGGAGCGGCACGGCGCCGCGTGACACTTTCCCGGGAAAATGTTTCCCCTTCAAGCGCCCCGCCCTCCCGTGGGGGGAGAACAAATCAGAGCGACCGGCACCGCCCACCTTCCGCGCCTGGGCCAATCGGAGATTGGCGCGAGGGAGGGGGGGCTCGCGCCCTCCCGCCCTGCGGAGGGGGCGGGACCTCCCGGAGCACCGGGGCCAATCAGCGCTCCGAGGGAGGTCAGGCTGTCCCCGCCTCTTCTCCCGCCGGTCCCAGCGGCCGTCCAGAAGGACCTCAAGGGGCTGCCCGAGCTAAGCGCcagtttaattaaaaactaaatttcGGTTGGCAACAGGTTTTGGAAAAGCGGAAAAAAACCCGCCGTATGCCGACAGGAGTCGAGACGCCTTCTCAGGCAATACGCGCGGGGCGCGAGGGCCGGGAGGGGCGCTCGGCGGGAGAGGGCATCCAGCAGGCAGCCTTGCCGGCGGAGGcccccgggagcggcggcggcggcgggagcggccaTGTCGCGGCGGCGCGTGCCGGTGGTGGACGTGCAGAGCGACAACTTCGCGGAGCTGTGGCCCTCCATGGTGCTGGCCCTGCGCACCGCCACCTTCGTCGCCGTGGACACggtgaggcggggcggggggaggtgaCCGACCGACCGAGCGAGCGGAGGCGCAGGCGGGCGCGCTGACCGGTGTCTCCCCGCAGGAGCTGAGCGGCCTCGGCGCCAGGAAGTCGCTGCTGAGCCCGTGAGTGCCCCGATCGGGCGGGAGCGGGGTGCGGGGGTCGCTCAACCGGACTGAGCGGCTGCGGGTGCTCCGGAGCGCGTCCCGCCGGTACCGGTTGCCGTCTCCCTGCGGGGTTTGTCTCTCCGGGGGCGGCCGGTGGGACGGGGCAGGGCGGGAGCCGTCAGCCGCCGTTCTCCCGCCGGCCAGGTGCATCGAAGAGCGGTACAAGGCCGTCTGCAGCGCGGCCAGGACCCGCTCCGTCCTGTCCCTCGGCGTGGCCTGTTTCAAGCGGCTCCCGGAGAAGGTGGGTGCGGGGGCCGCAGGGCGGCCCTTCCCTCTTGTTCCCGGGTGCACCGGGACGCGACCCACCCGCGCTCCCTGGGCTTGCCcctgggctttgcggcagctccCGCCCCTGTATCGCtgtgccccctgtccccctgcagtcGGAGAACACGTACCTCTGCCAGATCTACAACCTGACGCTGCTCTGCACCGAGGACTACGTCGTCGAGCCCCAGTCGGTGCAGTTCCTGGTGCAGCACGGCTTTGACTTCAACAAGCAGTACGCCCAGGGGATCCCTTACCACAAGGGCAACGACAAGGTACGGAACGACTCTCCTTCGGCCACATCAGGTTGCTCTGCCCCAGGCTCCTGGGGAGGCTGCTGGCTTCCCCCGGTCCCAGCGtctcccccagcagctgctgagggaaGATGGGCTCACGCCGGGGTGTAGAGCGCAGCATTATCCCTTTCGCCTCCCTGCTGGTTTATATCCAGCCTCTCACCTGTTGCGATTGCCTTTCCAAATAATTAGTGCTCTGTTTGCGCAGAGCAAGGCAGAGCTGTAGGCAATACTCTGCTGCAGCAGGCTCCGAGGACTTCCCGGGGTGATGGCAAGTCAAGGCAGTAAGGCTCGGTGACTAATCCTCCTTCTTGCAGGGCAACGAGGCCCAGAGCAGGAGTGTTCGGACTTTTTTTCTGGAGCTCATACGAGCGAAGAAGCCTCTCATTCTCCATAATGGCCTGATCGATCTGGTGTTCCTGTACCAGTGCTTCTATGCTCACCTCCCAGACAACCTCGGCACCTTCACCGCTGATCTCTCGGAAATGTTTCCAGCAGGAATATACGACACCAAATATGCTTCAGAGTTTGAGACTCGCTTTGTAGCGTCCTACCTGGAGTACGCTTACAAGAAGTGGTGAGCAGTGCTGTGGTATTTAAAGCTTTTGGGAGGAAAGGCAAAGGGAGTGTCagtgtttcatttgtttgtttttccaggcaAGGGGTTGGGTCTTTGTATTACCCCAACGAATGAAGAAAGGTGCTTTTTGGGGGACTCTGCCCTGTGCTCTTCCCATTTCTAGAATGGATGCTGAGTGCACAAGGGTGCATTTTGTAATACACCTTATCTGTTTGGCGGGCAGCTACTGAAAGAGGATTTCGGTCTTCCTCTGGCAGCAGTTCTGACCACAGAGTGACCTGATCTCACTGAAAAACAACCAATTCACTGCATGGCCCTCGTCCAGGGCTGCGGCAGGAACACACACAGGAGAGTGCTCCCTGCACCTCCTGACACTGACCAGCTCTGTCACATGTCCCATCACTTTCCTTCCAAGCGAAGGTTGTGCTCTTGTTCCAGGGCATCCCATCTTGCTTCCTGCCCCCAGCTCTTCGTTGATATCTTCCAGGCAGACACATGTTACAAGCAGAGATGTCTGTCTGCTTCACGTGTCAGTCTGGCCCCTGGTTCTGCAGTCCCCACACAATCTAAACAAGCCTGTGGCAGTGACAGAGCCCCTTGAATCTCCATTAAACTGAAGTCATGCTCTGTGCAGAGGAGAAATGGTATTTTTAGTGACTGTTTTATATCAGGAAATGCCATTTTGACAGGTCTGAAAACATTCAAGATGGCTGTTCTCAAACACGAGAATGCTTTGTTTTGACaagataaaaatactttttaaactgaccttttaaattttttaaccCACGATTCTAGTTACACGGAGCCTTCCAAAGGTTTTGGGCCTTTTAGCCAGCTCTTGGGACAAAATAGTCCTTTTCTCATGAGATGGAAAACGTTTCCTTGTTGTTTGCATTGCCCAGGCTCAACCTGTCTGGGTGGTGGCTGCTGGATGCTCTACATGACACCtcattttggggcatttttttctttgtccattAATATTATGAAGACTAACGTGTATCTTAGTGCccttaatatttaaaaaccaaactatGCTTCACCGGAGACACCGTTGTCCCTGCCTCTATGTCAGCATAAGAGAAGTCAACCTTCAAATCATCACGGAAGCAACTAACTAAAGCTGTTCTCCCAGGACTGAGTTTTCTCTCCAGCAGGCTGTCGAGCTGAGGCTGGAGCTCAAGAGCTAGTGGAGTTGAGACTTGGTGGAGAGCAGCACGTTTGCACCAGCTCCACGCCGTGGTACCTTCAGCGAGTTAACCGCAGTAACTGTGTGCTCTTGTTTGTTCCAGCAAGCGAGAGAACTGCAAGCTGAAGGACTCCAGCGGGCAGCACCTCACCATTGAGTTCTGCAACTACCCAGACAACATTTCCCATTATATCGACTATCGCCACTGCTCTCTGGAAGAAGAAAGCCACAACGTGGGAGGGGGAAATAAGGTGCCCGTCTGCGAGAAATTTTCAGTAAGTAACGTGAATTCCCTGCTTCCTTTCTGGCTCCATGGAAAGAGCCACATGTGGCCAGAGCAGGAAGCGGGAGGAAAGCACCTGGGAGCTTCACAGTACAAGGAAGATTTTTCAAAGCTTCAGGTGGCTTCGTGGTGGAAAGGACAATAGCATGCTCTGTTCAGAGGTGGTAAATTCCACAGGCTACATTGGACACAAAGATTCAGAAAGAGATTATGTGGCCCTAAATGGTGGGATGGTATGAGCTACAGTACCTATTGCTGTCTTGGGAGGGCTGTAAGTTCTAAATTTGTGTGGCTTGTCCTCTGAGCAAGAAATGCTGCCTCTTCTCTCTCCCATATCTTGAtgagatataaaaaaatattacctctCAGCTGCTTCTGGCACCATAGCAAAGTGTGATCCACAGCTTCTCGAGTCCTGGTGCTGCTACAGCAGCAAACGAAGAGCCCGTTTGATCAGATTGTAACTGGGTTCAGAAgcttcagggagaaaaggagctCTTCCAGATGTTGCAAGTTACTGTTGCAGAACAACACAAGTTGAGGAAACCTCTGGAAGTTTCTCATCCGACTGTCAACTCAATATTGCTCAGAGAATTTTGAAAATCTCTAAGGACAGAGATTACAAAACCTCTCCAGGCTGTTCTAGAGCTTGACCACTCCTTGTGAAAAAATGCTTTCCTGGGTACCTAGTCAGAATTTCCCCTGACTGTTCCCACATCACTTTTCCCTATGCTCCCCTCAGAAGAGTTTAGCTCTGTCTTCTCTATAACCTCTGCTTTAGGTAGCTGCAGACAGCAACTAGATATCCCCATCCCCTTATCCTCATCTTTTCCAGGTGGAACAAACCCACCCCTTccttgtcctctctctcctcatATATTGTGTGCTACATCTTGACAGCTCCCTGCTGCACTTGGCTGCAGTTTGTCAGTGCTTTTCTTGCATGTTACGGGGCTgtaactggacacagtgctcctgATACAGCCTCACAAGCCCTCAGTAGAAGGGAATAACGAGCTCTGCTCCGTTTTATGTTGACAAGTTGCTCTGACCAGAAGGCCGGTGGCTAcagacttctctctctctccctaggCCTATGGCTGGTGTCCAAAAGGCGTGAAGTGTCCACAGTCTCATAACATTGACTTCATAATTGATGAGGACGACAAGCTTTGGGAGGAGAAACGGAAGAAACGGAAGCACAAATGGAAGCGTCGGAAGAACACAGAAGAGCCTGCAAAGGTGTTTGAACAGGAAAGCTCAGGGAAAGAAATGGAGCTATCTCAGAATGGGGAGGAGGGACCACCACGAAAACAGAGCTGCTACGAGCCTGCAGCTGCCTCAGAGCTAGCAGAGATGACAGCCAACACTGAGGGCAGGCCGCTGGAGGAGAACTCCATGGACATAGAAGCAGAGGTCAGCTCAGACACCAGCACACAACGGGAAGAGGGTCTGGGGAGCACTGAAGGAGCTGCTGCCCAGGTAGCAGCTGCTGTGAGCCCTTCTGCCAAGGGAAATGCCTCTGACAGTGACCAAGTGGAGGGAAAGTCAGAGGTTCCCACTGGCATGGGCTCAGTCCGTCACCCAGACAACCCCGAGACTGAAGCAGGACAtgctgcaggaaaggaaaaggaaagctacGATCCACCTTCACAGGGGGGCACACACCGAGCTGGCTTTGATGCATTCATGACTGGGTATATCATGGCTTATGTCTGGATGCTCAAGAAAGGAACAAACACAGACACTGATGCAGGGCCCTGGTTGCCAGACTGCCACAATAAACTGTACCTCAGTGGGAAATCGGTGCCGCTTCAAATAGTGAAGAGCTTGTTTTCTAAATCTTCCAAAGCTCACAGCCAGAAGATGAAGTTGGCCTGGGCCAGTGGATAGAGCTAGAGGACTCCTCACTGaactgggttggtttttttcccttcaagttTTTAAGTTCTGTATTCCATCTGGAACTGACCAGAAGGGGAACAAGTTTCTTACTCCTGCTTTTGTTCTAACTTCTGATTGATTAAATTGCTCTCAATTGGAGTTCCCCCTGTTGTTCCTTAGCGGAAGGCTAGGCTGCGAAGGCAGGGGTGAGGCTGCAGTCACTGGAGAAAGATGTGACGCTTCTGCCAGACACCAGATGAAAGCAGGCTAGCTCTTCAGGCAAAACATACATCTTTATGAATGTTTAAGACAAGAGTTACTGCTTTCAGTCACTGCTGGTACAGCAACTCCCTATAACTCATAGTTATTTCTTGACTTTCTAAGGAAGTcaagaaggaagagagagcattgtggtttgtttctttttaaagagacacTGACCACGGCTGGTGCTGAACACGCACCTGGGAGAGCTAGCCCACTTCATATTTGTACTTTACCTTTATCTTGGTTACAGCATACATAGATGAGGCCTTTGCTCCTACAGGACAAAGCTTCTCCCAGGTGGGCCAGCTGATTCTAGTGCAGGGTAACTGCATGCAGAACCAAGCCACAGCGGGTCTTCAGACTTCTAAGTAAGGGGAGACGCAGTGGGACTTAAAGCCAGGTGCGGTCCTCTCAAACTGCACCGCTTCCTGCGCTACTGAAGTGATTCTCCAGGGCTAGAAGAGAACAGCCACAATGGCAAGCTCCCTGCGCGCTGAGTGCTATCAAAAGCCATCTTGTCTTGTAGGTCACAAGTTCCTGCCTACTCTGCAGAGTGCTGTAAGGCAGAGCAGAAACAGTCCTTGAGTCTCATGGATTTAATGGTGTAACACTTCAGTAAGATACAGTAGAGAAATATCATTGAATGAGGATGACAGTTCTCCCTGTTTATAATTCAGCACCGAGTAATAGTGAATACAATCGTAAGCCAAGTATTAATGTCATCCATAGCTTAAGTAAGCATTTGAGCCAGCTTTTTTAACCTAGAATCGCCCTCTTAATCACAAGACTCAggccttgattttatttttattttgaaagcaagttgGGAAAGTTTACAAAACCTGACcaagaaaaaattatgaaaatatttaactggATTCATCTTTGGTTACTTCTTATTGCAGTTCCAATAAAACATACACCATTTCtatagttcaaaaaaaaaagtcagaaggtCAATCAACATAAAAACAAGACGTGCTTTCTTTACATATTCATAAATATCCACAATATTAGAAAAGTtgttttgcaaagatttttttttttctggcagtgttAACTTACTATTATACACAGGCTACAAACTTCTTCCTAAGCCTTTAATTACAAGTTGAGCTATTTACAGACTGCAAAATATTAAGACGTAAAACTCCTTCATAAATACGAAAATAGATCATCTCGCAAAGATCTTTATACTTAATCAAATATCTGGCTGCCcctcctcccaaaaaaaaaaaaaaaggttatttgttTTTGCATAGAAATGTAGTGACATGCAATATAAACAATAGCATTAAGTGCAAACAGGAATTATTCAAGTGTCTTTAGTTGTACTGGCAAAAAATACCAATGTTCTGTTATACATAATACATCAATGCCTCTCCAACAAGTTTAAGTCTACTATAGCCCCTTGTCTGCACTGCTTTTGAGGGGCAGCAATTCACATGCATTCTCTTAAGTTGCATTTTATCAACCTGCAACCTCAACAAAAATAGCTTATAACAGACATTTAAATGAATTCAACATAGAAAGatttaaagtgaattaaaaatatctttgatCTCTTCAGGGCACCTAGCAATGTGtagaaagtgttttaaaagagCAGGAACTGCTCCCGTAAGAAAGTCAAAAATCATGATAAAATCCAATCACCATAAAACTTTGTCACATCACTATAAAACAAGGAGTCTGCTGACCAGATGTTCGTCAGTAGCTGTCAGAAAATGGCCCCCAGTAGAAAAGCACCCTCGGGTAGGCAGAAAACCTAGGAGTATTCACTAGGTGCAAGCTAGATTCAGCTTTACGCAACCAAAGGGATGAGACGTAGCGAGTGCCGACTGCATCCAGGCCCTTGGAAACACTGGGGTTTAGCAAGCACTTAGCTATTTTAAAACGGCCTTTTGCTCCAGTTTCATACACGTGCCTCTTCTCCCATGCAGACCATGAATCCAGGAAAGGCCTGAGCCGCTCTTCCTTGGCATTTCTCTTTCTGACATCTCCACCTCAGTACAAAGAGCTCAAAAAGTGGATAGATGTGCCCTATGCATGTCAGCTGGCTGTCCTTAAAGCagatgtttaagaaaataaaattttagccATGCTGCTTTGTAAGAGAGCTATTCAGGGCAGGGAAACGTTTTAAGAGACAGTGGTGTTAAGAAAACAGGTCACTGTAATGGGTGCCACAGAGGTATCCCAAGCCTGACTGCACAGGCTTTGGAGAGGGCAACAGGCTTCGTGACAAGGGGTGTCAGCGCTGACAACCAGGGCTAATGCGAGCCACAGAGCAGCCAGAGGCGCGTGTGTGCTCTCCGATGAGGCTGCGGGCAGTTGGAGGATGCCGGCCAGCTTCCTCACAGCCTGGTGATCCAGAAGTAAACTATTCCTTATTATTGCTTGTTTGTCTGAAGTCACACACCTAAACGCATCTTGTGACAACAGAAGCTGGTGCTGATGGTTTCCCTCCCAAAATATTACAATTGTATAAAAGatagaaagaggaaagaaaaagaaaaagagaaaaaatacaaaaaaaagcagGCACCAGGCAGGCAGCTAGCTGGCAATTGAGCTCTACTGTTTCCCTGTCCTCAAAGGAAATTTCACACACACAGTGCCAGCTGTACAAGCTGCTCTGCACTCTGCAGACAGGACACACAAGACAGACTACTCTACGGATCGGCACCTTCAGGAGGCAGAGAGGTGTGTGCCAAAAGGCGTGATCTCAGTAAGGATaggcattttctctttcaaactgcTAGCAGCTGCCTAATCTGGCATGGACTGTGCTAAGTCACTCGGCGACACTGGGTTTCTCATTTAATTCTTCGCAGCCACTGCAAGGGGATAACTGCTGCTCAGGTTAACGCATAGTTCACAAGAGGAAGTCATAACTCACAGAATAATGACCTACACCTCTGGAAAGATAAGCATCTCAGCCAAGAAAGAACTAAGGCTTTCTCCTTCATCCTTTCTTTGACATAGGAACACAGTAGGAATAGTCTTGCTTCCATCAGAGACTAGCTTACATTTTCCATCCTTACAAGACAGCAGGAAGACAGTGTAACAGGCTACCTGGGTGAAATTCTGGTCTCCACTGCATTACCATCTGCTTAGCAGGCATGCAATGCATACCTCAGGAATGATAATATaggttaaataaaataataatttaaaatcccATGTCGTTGGGACAACAATAGTGGAAAAGGGCAGGATGGTGCACAAACATCACCACAGGACAAGCTTTCCTGTACATCGCATCCCAGAGCGGGGATCTCTGATGCTGGTTCCAGCAAGCAGCATTAAAGCTCATGCCACTGCTTCTTTCACATGTACccgagggaagaaaaaaaaaaaaagaaaaaaagaaaaagttcatcCTGTTCAGTGACAGGAGAAGCCAATGAAGACAA carries:
- the TOE1 gene encoding target of EGR1 protein 1: MSRRRVPVVDVQSDNFAELWPSMVLALRTATFVAVDTELSGLGARKSLLSPCIEERYKAVCSAARTRSVLSLGVACFKRLPEKSENTYLCQIYNLTLLCTEDYVVEPQSVQFLVQHGFDFNKQYAQGIPYHKGNDKGNEAQSRSVRTFFLELIRAKKPLILHNGLIDLVFLYQCFYAHLPDNLGTFTADLSEMFPAGIYDTKYASEFETRFVASYLEYAYKKCKRENCKLKDSSGQHLTIEFCNYPDNISHYIDYRHCSLEEESHNVGGGNKVPVCEKFSAYGWCPKGVKCPQSHNIDFIIDEDDKLWEEKRKKRKHKWKRRKNTEEPAKVFEQESSGKEMELSQNGEEGPPRKQSCYEPAAASELAEMTANTEGRPLEENSMDIEAEVSSDTSTQREEGLGSTEGAAAQVAAAVSPSAKGNASDSDQVEGKSEVPTGMGSVRHPDNPETEAGHAAGKEKESYDPPSQGGTHRAGFDAFMTGYIMAYVWMLKKGTNTDTDAGPWLPDCHNKLYLSGKSVPLQIVKSLFSKSSKAHSQKMKLAWASG